In Deltaproteobacteria bacterium, a single genomic region encodes these proteins:
- a CDS encoding flavodoxin family protein, with the protein MFAEKNIAGCITRLGSVKDNVCKVEDDLQPLREKIVAADAYVLGAPNYCSGLNAHTHAFLERWFQFRHQEGNLLWGKLGVAVGVGGMLETTPPMKQKNSFSTTLSK; encoded by the coding sequence ATCTTTGCGGAAAAAAATATAGCTGGCTGTATCACCCGCCTTGGCTCCGTCAAAGACAATGTCTGTAAAGTGGAAGATGACCTGCAACCCTTGCGAGAGAAAATCGTCGCTGCCGATGCCTATGTGCTCGGCGCCCCCAATTACTGCTCGGGCCTCAATGCTCACACGCACGCCTTCTTGGAGCGGTGGTTTCAGTTTCGTCATCAGGAAGGGAATCTCTTGTGGGGAAAACTTGGAGTTGCTGTTGGGGTTGGAGGGATGCTGGAGACTACCCCGCCGATGAAACAGAAAAATTCTTTCTCTACAACTTTATCAAAATAG